The following are encoded in a window of Streptomyces sp. SAT1 genomic DNA:
- the pheA gene encoding prephenate dehydratase, translated as MSASYAYLGPEGTFTEVALRRLPEAATRELVPHVSVQSALDAVRDGAAEAAFVPIENSVEGGITTTLDELVAGRPLMIYREVLLSIAFALLVRPGTGLDAIRTVTAHPAAQPQVRNWLKARLPDARWESAASNADGARLVQEGRYDAAFAGAFAAARYGLEALETGIHDAENAQTRFVLVGRPARPAAPSGADKTSVVLWQRADHPGGLRDLLGEFSGRGINLMLLQSRPTGAGIGNYCFCIDAEGHIADRRMAEALTGLKRVCPEVRFLGSYPRADIGAADVRPPFAGTSDEEFMAAAEWVARCQDGRF; from the coding sequence AGACTCCCGGAGGCGGCCACCCGGGAGCTGGTTCCGCATGTGTCCGTGCAGTCGGCACTGGACGCGGTCCGCGACGGAGCGGCCGAGGCCGCGTTCGTGCCCATCGAGAACTCCGTCGAGGGCGGCATCACCACGACGCTCGACGAACTGGTCGCGGGCCGCCCACTGATGATCTACCGCGAGGTGCTGCTCTCGATCGCCTTCGCGCTGCTGGTCAGGCCCGGTACCGGCCTCGACGCCATCCGGACGGTCACCGCCCATCCGGCCGCCCAGCCACAGGTGCGCAACTGGCTGAAGGCGCGTCTGCCCGACGCCCGCTGGGAGTCGGCCGCCTCCAACGCCGACGGCGCCCGGCTGGTCCAGGAAGGCCGCTACGACGCCGCCTTCGCCGGTGCGTTCGCCGCGGCCCGGTACGGGCTCGAAGCACTGGAGACGGGCATCCATGACGCGGAGAACGCGCAGACCCGGTTCGTTCTCGTCGGCCGTCCCGCGCGGCCGGCCGCGCCGAGCGGTGCGGACAAGACGTCCGTGGTCCTCTGGCAGCGGGCCGACCATCCCGGCGGACTGCGCGACCTGCTGGGCGAGTTCTCCGGCCGGGGGATCAACCTGATGCTGCTCCAGTCCCGTCCCACCGGCGCGGGCATCGGCAACTACTGCTTCTGCATCGACGCCGAGGGACATATCGCCGACCGCCGGATGGCCGAGGCGCTGACGGGCCTGAAGCGAGTCTGCCCGGAGGTGCGCTTCCTCGGCTCGTACCCGCGCGCGGACATCGGCGCCGCGGACGTGCGGCCCCCGTTCGCCGGAACGTCGGACGAGGAGTTCATGGCCGCCGCCGAGTGGGTGGCACGCTGCCAGGACGGCCGTTTCTAG
- the serS gene encoding serine--tRNA ligase, translating into MIDLRLLREDPDRARASQRARGEDVALVDSLLSADERRRSSGVRFDELRAEQKALGKLIPKAAGDEKAELLKKAGQLAADVKTADAERDAADAETQELLLRLGNLVHPEVPVGGEEDFVTLETHGTHRDFAAEGFEPRDHLELGQLLGAIDVERGAKVSGSRFYFLTGVGALLELALVNAAIAQATAAGFTPMLTPALVRPQSMAGTGFLGQAAQDVYHLDKDDLYLVGTSEVPLAAYHMDEIIDADRLPLRYAGFSPCFRREAGSHGKDTRGIFRVHQFDKVEMFSYVAPEDSRAEHQRLLEWEKQWLTSLELPFRVIDVASGDLGSSAARKFDCEAWIPTQGKYRELTSTSDCTEFQSRRLSIRVRDGKQVKPLATLNGTLCAVPRTIVALLENHQQADGSVRVPEVLRPYLGGREVLEPLAK; encoded by the coding sequence GTGATTGACCTTCGTCTGCTCCGTGAGGACCCTGACCGTGCGCGCGCCTCGCAGCGCGCCCGTGGAGAGGACGTCGCGCTCGTCGACTCCCTCCTGTCTGCCGACGAGCGGCGCAGGTCGTCCGGCGTCCGCTTCGACGAGCTGCGCGCCGAGCAGAAGGCGCTGGGCAAGCTCATCCCCAAGGCCGCCGGTGACGAGAAGGCCGAGCTGCTGAAGAAGGCCGGCCAGCTCGCCGCCGACGTCAAGACGGCCGACGCCGAGCGCGACGCGGCCGACGCCGAGACCCAGGAGCTGCTGCTCCGGCTCGGCAACCTCGTCCACCCCGAGGTCCCGGTCGGCGGCGAGGAGGACTTCGTCACGCTGGAGACGCACGGCACCCACCGCGACTTCGCCGCCGAGGGCTTCGAGCCCCGGGACCACCTGGAGCTGGGCCAGCTCCTCGGCGCGATCGACGTGGAGCGCGGCGCGAAGGTCTCCGGCTCCCGCTTCTACTTCCTCACCGGTGTCGGCGCCCTGCTGGAGCTGGCCCTGGTGAACGCGGCGATCGCCCAGGCCACCGCCGCCGGCTTCACGCCCATGCTCACCCCGGCGCTGGTGCGCCCGCAGTCCATGGCCGGCACCGGTTTCCTCGGGCAGGCCGCCCAGGACGTCTACCACCTCGACAAGGACGACCTGTACCTGGTCGGCACGTCCGAGGTGCCGCTGGCGGCCTACCACATGGACGAGATCATCGACGCCGACCGGCTGCCGCTGCGCTACGCGGGCTTCTCGCCCTGCTTCCGCCGCGAGGCCGGCTCGCACGGCAAGGACACCCGGGGCATCTTCCGTGTGCACCAGTTCGACAAGGTCGAGATGTTCTCCTACGTCGCCCCCGAGGACTCGCGGGCGGAGCACCAACGGCTGCTGGAGTGGGAGAAGCAGTGGCTGACCTCGCTGGAGCTGCCGTTCCGCGTGATCGACGTCGCCTCGGGCGACCTCGGTTCGTCGGCCGCGCGCAAGTTCGACTGCGAGGCGTGGATCCCGACCCAGGGCAAGTACCGCGAGCTGACCTCGACCTCGGACTGCACCGAGTTCCAGTCGCGGCGGCTGTCCATCCGCGTCCGCGACGGCAAGCAGGTCAAGCCGCTGGCCACGCTGAACGGCACGCTGTGCGCCGTACCGCGCACCATCGTCGCCCTGCTGGAGAACCACCAGCAGGCCGACGGCTCCGTGCGCGTGCCCGAGGTGCTGCGTCCCTACCTCGGCGGCCGGGAGGTCCTGGAGCCGCTGGCCAAGTGA
- a CDS encoding HAD family hydrolase — protein sequence MTATATTAVGENSGGLPYRLVATDLDGTLLRSDESVSPRTREALAAVTAAGAAHIVVTGRATPWTRHILDDLGYRGLAVCGQGAQVYHAGEHRLLTSVTLDRQLAGVALAKIEAEVGPLYLAASRDGLDGEVLVGPGYAVTGALPATPLTDASDLWSAPLNKIYIQHPTLSDDALAEAAHRAAGGFVSVTMAGEGIVELLPLGLSKATGLSLAARRMGLKPADTIAFGDMPNDIPMFAWAAHGVAMANAHEELKAVADEVTASHEEDGIAVVLERWLG from the coding sequence GTGACCGCCACCGCCACCACGGCCGTCGGCGAGAACTCCGGCGGCCTCCCCTACCGGCTGGTCGCGACCGACCTCGACGGCACCCTGCTGCGGTCCGACGAGTCGGTCTCGCCCCGCACCCGTGAGGCGCTCGCCGCGGTCACCGCGGCGGGTGCCGCGCACATCGTCGTCACCGGCCGCGCCACCCCCTGGACCCGGCACATCCTGGACGACCTCGGCTACCGCGGCCTCGCGGTCTGCGGCCAGGGCGCCCAGGTGTACCACGCCGGCGAGCACCGGCTGCTGACCTCGGTGACCCTGGACCGGCAGCTGGCCGGGGTGGCGCTGGCCAAGATCGAGGCCGAGGTCGGCCCGCTCTACCTGGCGGCCAGCCGGGACGGGCTGGACGGCGAGGTGCTGGTGGGTCCCGGATACGCCGTGACCGGCGCCCTGCCCGCCACCCCGCTGACGGACGCCTCCGATCTGTGGAGCGCCCCGCTCAACAAGATCTACATCCAGCACCCGACGCTCTCCGACGACGCGCTCGCCGAGGCCGCGCACCGGGCGGCGGGCGGCTTCGTCTCGGTCACCATGGCCGGCGAGGGCATAGTGGAGCTTCTTCCGCTCGGCCTGTCGAAGGCGACGGGGCTGTCACTGGCCGCCCGGCGGATGGGTCTGAAGCCGGCCGACACGATCGCCTTCGGCGACATGCCCAACGACATCCCCATGTTCGCCTGGGCCGCCCACGGGGTGGCCATGGCCAACGCCCACGAGGAGCTGAAGGCGGTCGCGGACGAGGTGACGGCCTCCCACGAGGAGGACGGCATCGCGGTGGTGCTGGAACGGTGGCTGGGCTGA
- a CDS encoding ABC transporter permease, whose translation MYDPTVARLTYRALLGRRRALILGALPLLLIVIAVAVRALTGADDQTAVNVLGGFALATMVPIIGVIAGTGAIGPEIDDGSVVYLLSKPLKRPVIIFTKLIVAIAVTMVFSAVPTLIAGLILNGNGQQVAVAYTVAALVASIAYAALFLLLGTVSRHAVVFGLVYALVWEALFGSLVPGARTLSIQQWALAVAHKVAGGDLVTSEVGLTTATVLLVLVTVLATWYAGQKLRALTLAGEE comes from the coding sequence ATGTACGACCCCACAGTCGCCCGGCTCACCTATCGGGCTCTGCTCGGCCGCCGCCGGGCCCTCATCCTCGGCGCGCTGCCCCTGCTGCTGATCGTCATCGCCGTGGCCGTCCGCGCCCTCACCGGCGCCGACGACCAGACCGCGGTGAACGTCCTCGGCGGTTTCGCCCTCGCCACGATGGTGCCGATCATCGGCGTCATCGCCGGCACCGGCGCCATCGGACCGGAGATCGACGACGGCTCGGTGGTGTACCTGCTGTCCAAGCCGCTGAAGCGGCCGGTCATCATCTTCACCAAGCTGATCGTGGCCATCGCCGTGACGATGGTGTTCTCCGCGGTGCCGACGCTGATCGCCGGACTGATCCTCAACGGCAACGGCCAGCAGGTCGCGGTGGCCTACACGGTGGCGGCGCTGGTCGCCTCCATCGCCTACGCCGCCCTCTTCCTCCTGCTGGGCACGGTCTCCCGGCACGCGGTGGTCTTCGGACTGGTCTACGCGCTGGTCTGGGAGGCGCTGTTCGGCTCCCTGGTGCCCGGGGCGCGCACCCTGAGCATCCAGCAGTGGGCCCTGGCCGTGGCGCACAAGGTCGCGGGCGGGGACCTGGTGACCTCCGAGGTCGGGCTGACGACGGCGACGGTCCTGCTGGTGCTGGTGACCGTGCTGGCCACCTGGTACGCGGGGCAGAAGCTGCGGGCCCTGACCCTCGCCGGCGAGGAGTGA
- a CDS encoding ABC transporter ATP-binding protein, producing the protein MTTLSIDHVSRWFGNVVAVNDITMNIGPGVTGLLGPNGAGKSTLINMMGGFLAPSTGTVTLDGQPVWRNEQIYRHIGVVPEREAMYDFLTGREFVVANAELHGLGAKAAQKALATVEMEYAQDRKISTYSKGMRQRVKMASALVHDPSLLLLDEPFNGMDPRQRMQLMDLLRRMGDEGRTVLFSSHILEEVEQLAWHIEVIVAGRHAASGDFRKIRRLMTDRPHRYLVRSSDDRALAAALIADPSTSGIEVDLGEGALRIQAVDFGRFTTLLPRVARDHGIRLHTVSPSDESLESVFSYLVAA; encoded by the coding sequence GTGACCACGCTGAGCATCGACCACGTCTCCCGCTGGTTCGGCAACGTGGTCGCCGTCAACGACATCACCATGAACATCGGCCCCGGCGTCACCGGCCTGCTCGGCCCGAACGGCGCCGGGAAGTCCACGCTGATCAACATGATGGGCGGTTTCCTCGCCCCCTCCACCGGCACCGTCACCCTCGACGGCCAGCCGGTCTGGCGCAACGAACAGATCTACCGGCACATCGGCGTGGTCCCCGAGCGGGAGGCGATGTACGACTTCCTCACCGGCCGCGAATTCGTCGTCGCCAACGCGGAACTGCACGGCCTGGGCGCCAAGGCCGCGCAGAAGGCACTGGCCACGGTCGAGATGGAGTACGCGCAGGACCGGAAGATCTCCACGTACTCCAAGGGCATGCGCCAGCGCGTGAAGATGGCCAGCGCCCTCGTGCACGACCCCTCGCTGCTCCTGCTGGACGAGCCGTTCAACGGCATGGACCCGCGCCAGCGCATGCAGCTGATGGATCTGCTGCGGCGCATGGGCGACGAGGGCCGCACGGTGCTCTTCTCCTCCCACATCCTGGAGGAGGTCGAGCAGCTCGCCTGGCACATCGAGGTCATCGTCGCCGGCCGGCACGCGGCCAGCGGTGACTTCCGCAAGATCCGCCGTCTGATGACCGATCGTCCGCACCGCTACCTGGTGCGCTCCAGTGACGACCGGGCCCTCGCGGCGGCGCTGATCGCCGACCCGTCGACCTCCGGCATCGAGGTGGACCTCGGCGAGGGCGCGCTGCGCATCCAGGCCGTCGACTTCGGCCGGTTCACCACGCTGCTGCCGCGAGTGGCCCGCGACCACGGCATCCGGCTGCACACGGTCTCGCCGTCCGACGAGTCCCTCGAGTCCGTCTTCTCGTATCTTGTCGCGGCGTAG
- a CDS encoding ABC transporter permease subunit produces the protein MAIEQPLRNPVPPSGDQTRIHNIGYRNYDGPRLGRAYARRSLYSQSLRGAYGLGRSVKSKVLPMLLFVVMCVPAAIMVAVAVATKAKDLPVDYTRYAIIMQGVISLYVASQAPQSVSRDLRFKTVPLYFSRPIETADYVRAKYAALASALFILTAAPLLVLYVGALLAKLDFADQTKGFAEGLVSVALLSLLFAGIGLVIAAITPRRGFGIAAVIAVLVISYGAVSTLEAIADAQNSTSAIPWIGLFSPVTLIDGVQTAFLGATSSAPGAAGPGSGQGVVYVLVVLGLIAAAYGLLLRRYKKVGL, from the coding sequence ATGGCAATTGAGCAGCCCCTGCGCAACCCGGTGCCGCCCTCGGGCGACCAGACCCGGATCCACAACATCGGCTACCGCAACTACGACGGTCCGCGCCTGGGCCGGGCCTACGCCCGACGCTCGCTGTACTCGCAGTCCCTGCGCGGCGCCTACGGCCTCGGCCGCTCGGTGAAGTCCAAGGTGCTGCCGATGCTGCTGTTCGTGGTGATGTGCGTGCCCGCGGCCATCATGGTCGCCGTCGCGGTCGCCACCAAGGCCAAGGACCTGCCCGTCGACTACACGCGCTACGCCATCATCATGCAGGGCGTCATCAGCCTGTACGTCGCCTCGCAGGCGCCCCAGTCCGTCTCGCGCGACCTTCGCTTCAAGACCGTGCCGCTGTACTTCTCGCGGCCCATCGAGACCGCCGACTACGTCCGCGCCAAGTACGCCGCGCTGGCCTCGGCGCTGTTCATCCTGACCGCCGCCCCCCTGCTGGTCCTCTACGTGGGCGCCCTGCTGGCCAAGCTCGACTTCGCCGACCAGACCAAGGGATTCGCCGAAGGACTCGTCTCCGTGGCCCTGCTCTCCCTGCTCTTCGCCGGCATCGGCCTGGTGATCGCGGCGATCACCCCGCGCCGCGGTTTCGGCATCGCCGCCGTGATCGCCGTACTCGTCATCTCCTACGGCGCGGTCTCCACGCTCGAAGCCATCGCGGACGCCCAGAACAGCACCTCCGCCATCCCGTGGATCGGCCTGTTCTCACCGGTCACCCTCATCGACGGCGTGCAGACCGCCTTCCTGGGCGCGACCTCCTCGGCCCCCGGAGCCGCGGGCCCCGGCAGCGGACAGGGCGTCGTCTACGTCCTGGTCGTCCTCGGCCTCATCGCCGCCGCCTACGGTCTCCTGCTGCGCCGCTACAAGAAGGTGGGACTGTGA
- a CDS encoding ABC transporter ATP-binding protein — MIATESLSKRFPRVTALDRLSVDVGPGVTGLVGANGAGKSTLIKILLGLSPATEGRAEVLGLDVATKGAEIRERVGYMPEHDCLPPDVSATEFVVHMARMSGLPPTAARERTADTLRHVGLYEERYRPIGGYSTGMKQRVKLAQALVHDPQLVFLDEPTNGLDPVGRDDMLGLIRRIHTDFGISVLVTSHLLGELERTCDHVVVVDGGKLLRSSSTTDFTQTTTTLAVEVTDSDEHPDGTRAVREALTARGVQTEDGTGLPGAGHVLLLTAQSEETYDLVRDVIADLGLGLVRMEQRRHHISEVFRDDEQRDGQRKEAVGHGN; from the coding sequence GTGATCGCGACCGAAAGCCTGAGCAAGCGGTTCCCCCGGGTGACCGCTCTTGACCGGCTCTCCGTGGACGTCGGACCCGGTGTGACCGGACTCGTCGGCGCCAACGGGGCCGGCAAGTCCACACTGATCAAGATCCTGCTGGGTCTGTCCCCCGCCACGGAGGGCCGCGCCGAGGTGCTCGGTCTCGACGTCGCCACCAAGGGCGCCGAGATCCGCGAGCGGGTCGGCTACATGCCGGAGCACGACTGCCTGCCGCCGGACGTCTCGGCCACCGAGTTCGTCGTCCACATGGCGCGCATGTCCGGCCTGCCGCCCACCGCCGCCCGCGAGCGCACCGCGGACACCCTGCGCCACGTCGGGCTCTACGAGGAGCGGTACCGGCCCATCGGCGGCTACTCCACCGGCATGAAGCAGCGCGTCAAGCTCGCCCAGGCCCTGGTGCACGACCCGCAGCTGGTCTTCCTCGACGAGCCGACCAACGGCCTCGACCCGGTCGGCCGCGACGACATGCTCGGCCTCATCCGCCGCATCCACACCGACTTCGGCATCTCGGTCCTGGTCACCTCGCACCTCCTGGGCGAACTGGAGCGCACCTGCGACCACGTCGTCGTGGTCGACGGCGGCAAGCTCCTGCGCTCCAGCTCCACCACCGACTTCACCCAGACCACGACCACCCTCGCCGTCGAGGTCACCGACAGCGACGAACACCCGGACGGCACCCGCGCGGTGCGCGAGGCCCTCACCGCCCGCGGCGTGCAGACCGAGGACGGCACCGGACTGCCCGGCGCGGGCCATGTGCTGCTCCTCACCGCCCAGAGCGAGGAGACGTACGACCTGGTCCGGGACGTGATCGCGGACCTCGGACTCGGCCTGGTGCGCATGGAGCAGCGCCGGCACCACATCTCGGAGGTCTTCCGGGACGACGAACAGCGCGACGGACAGCGGAAGGAGGCGGTCGGCCATGGCAATTGA